The DNA region CATACTAACTGGAGCTGCCATATATCCTATAATATGAAATCCTGTTACAATAAGCATTAATGCTGTCCAGTTATCTGAAAAAAGCAAAAATATTGAAGCTAATATAAAATTAGCTATTAAAGATCTACGCGAGATATTAACAACAGGAGTTATTTTTGCAAAAAATCTTGGCATTTGCCCCTCTGAAGACATCGCATATAACATTCTAGATGAAGCGCCTAAATAACTATAGCCTGTAGCTGATGGACTAATAACACTATCAATAATTAGTAATATTGATATATACCCTAAGCCAAGTATCGTTGCTAGTTGTAATAATGGTGACTCAAAATCTAAGCCAGCCCAACCACCTTTACTCACTAAATAGTCATGCGGTACCACCTGCATAAATGCATATTGCAAACTAAGGTATAACACCAACACTAAAGCTAAAGCTAATACAATCGCTAATGGTACATTTCTACCTGGATTTTCAACTTCACTTGCATAAGCAACAACCGTTTGAAAACCATTAAATGTATAAATAAGACCACCTGCAACAATTGCTGTCAGAGCAGATGTAAAACCAAATTGACTATTACCCGGAATATCTGCTGCGAACATACTTACATGATTAGAACTATGCATTAATGAATAAGTCACAAATATTAAAACAATAATTGCAGGAACAGCCATTTTGAAAATTGTAATAGCATTATTAACTCTCGATAAAAGCTTAACTCCATAAAAATTAATAATCAGATATATGACTAACACAAACAACGAAAAAACTGTACCAGCTATAGTTAAAATATTATTATGCATAAGCCAATCCATAGATTTGACACCTGCAAGATACTGAGTAGTTGCCAGAGCTTCTGAGGATATTACAACAACAATACCAAACCAATTTGCAAAAGCAAAAGGCATTGCAAAAATATTGTTATGTGATATTGCGCTTGCTCGAGTAGTAGCTCCTCTAACAGGATACATAGATACTACTTTACCTAAACAAAGAGAGATCATTAAAACCAGTAGTGCTGCAAGAATCCATGCTAAAAATGCCCAGTTGCCGGCATTTCTGGCAGTTAATTGGGCACTAAAAAGCCAGCCAGACCCTACCATTGAAGTAGCGCCAATTAATATGGCACTAAACAATGACATCTTTTTTATAGATACATTATTACTCATTTTTTTTCCTTATATTGAATTAAAAACTCTATAGAGAAGCAAAATTGCTAACCTAATTAAACAAGTTTATCTAATAAAATTAGAATTAATATTCTATTAGATATTAAGGTTATAAGATTTAAATTATCATTAAGAAAATGAGTTTGCAATAGCTTTTTATTCTTCTAAACTCATTAAAGAAGCATTACCACCTGAAGCTGTAGTATCAATACTGACTGTTTTTTCTACAACAAATCTACGTAAGTATAAAGGAGATGCTGTTTCTATTGCTAAGCTCGTACGCTTACCCTCTTCTACAACACTTTCTGCAACAAAAGGTATTATAGCTCCTCGACGCAATGCTAAAGCCTGATGAACTTGTTTAACTGCTGATACACTGCCGGAGAATGTTACTAAAGCTACTTTACTATTAAAAAATAAAGCTGATGATATTTCTTCTTTATCAGATAATACTAAATGTATAACCTTCGAGCTTATCCCTGCCTTAAGCATTAATTCAACAATCTTATAAGCTGTTAATTTACCAGTATATGCTGGTTTAGCAATTACTGTGTTACCAGATAATAATGCCGCAGTAGTTTGTCCAACAAATCTAATCAATTGATCACAGCTAGAACATATACTTACAGCCAAACCACGACCTTTTAAGCTTAACTCATCTATTTCACCAGTAGGCCCAGGTAAGATCTGAGGGTAAGAAAATTCTTTTTTAGCCTGTAAACAGTAGTATGCTACTTGCTGAATAGTTTTATCTATCTGAATTTGCGCATCTTCCACAGAAACATTCGATTCTACAACAAGGCATGATGCAATAAGCTTACGTTCTTTTTCTAATAATCCTAAGAACTTTTCAATAATCTCAGCTCTTTGTTCAGCATTAATAGAATTCCAAATATCCGCTTCTTTATTAGCTATATCTATTGCTCTATCAACAGCACTAACTGATACATAGAAAGTTTTACCTATAACTTTTTCATTTGCTGCTTTAAGATCTCCGGTATTACCTTTTTTAACTTTCTCACCATTGATAATACTTGCTATAGTATAATTATTTTTTATAAGTTTGTTAACAGTCTTCTCATCATTAGCTATTTTTTCAGGATTATAAACCTCTTCAACAGCCCCAACACCAGACAACTTCTCATTTGCTAAACGATGCATATAGAAAGGTCCACCAGCTTTTGGTCCAGTTCCAGACTTACCTTGACCACCAAATGGTTGAACACCAACAACAGCACCTACAATATTTCTATTTACATAAACATTTCCTGCTTTGATGTTGTTTTTAACATAGTTCATTACTTCATTAATTCTACTATGTACACCAGCTGTCAGGCCATATCCTGTAGCATTAATATCTCTAATAAGAATATCTAGCTGATTAGCCTTAAATCTCAATATATGTAAAACTGGTCCAAACTGCTCTTTGCCCAAATCAGATAATTTATTTATCTCAAAAGCTGTAGGCATTACAAACGTGCCTTTTTGTGTATTTTCATTTGGCTGAGATTGATATACTAACTTAAATTGATTTTTCTTCTGTTCAATATAAGCATTTAGATTATCAGCAGCCTCTTTATCAATGACAGGCCCAACATCAGTATCAATATACTTAGAATCTCCTATTTTAAGCTCTTTCATTGCTCCAACTATCATTTTAATATAATTATCAGCAATATCTTCTTGAAGACATAAAATACGTAATGCTGAGCAACGTTGACCAGCACTATCAAATGCTGAGCGCATAACATCAGCAGTAACTTGCTCAGGAAGTGATGATGAGTCAACAATCATCGCATTTTGACCACCCGTCTCAGCAATAAATGGAACAATCTCACTAGATTTATTTGCCAAAGTTTGATTTATGATTGCTGCAACCTCTGTTGAACCTGTAAAGATAACACCTTTACAAACTGGACTTTTAACTAATGCACTACCTACTGTAGCTCCATCTCCAGGAGTAAACTGTAATACGTCTTTTGGAAGACCCGCTTTAAATAAAAGTTTAACCGCTTTGTATGCAATTATTGATGTCTGTTCAGCAGGTTTAGCTACAACTGTATTACCAGCAGCAAGAACGGCTGTAAGTTGTCCTAAGAATATAGCTAATGGGAAGTTCCATGGACTAATACATACCATAGCTCCTCTTCCGCTAAATTCAATTTGTTTTAAATTTTCAGATAGAGCTGGTAAATCTATAGGACCATCAAATTCTTTTCGTGCTTGATCAGCATAGTAGCGACAAAAATCAACAGCTTCTCTAACCTCATCTATAGCATTTGATAGAGTTTTACCTGCTTCAATCATTGCTATAGCAATAAACTCATTAGTATCTTTTTCTAAAAGATCTGCAAAACGTTCTAGAATATCTGCTCTTTGCATAGCAGGAGTATTATTCCAACTTTCAAATGAACTTTGAGCATTTTTTAATGCTTTTTTCACCATCCTAGCATCAGCATTAATTACACTACCAATAACTTCATTTGTATTTGGATTTATAACATCCTTAGCTGTCTCTTTATCAGACTTAACTTTAGAGACTATTGGTTTTGCTTTATATGTGTTTTTAGAAGTATATTTTTCTATATCATTATGCATTTTCTCCAGAATTGCAAAATCATTAGTATTATAACCTTGCGAATTTAATCTAGGAGCAACGATATCTTTTGGATAAGGAATATTTGGGTGCTGTCCACAGCCATGATCAATAGCTTTTTTAATAGGATCTTCTATTAATTCCTCTATTGGTAAATTCTCATCAACAATTCTATTAACAAAAGAACTGTTTGCACCATTTTCTAGAAGTCTTCTAACCAAATATGCTAGTAGATGCTTATGTCCCCCAACAGGAGCATATATTCTACAAGGTATTTCTTCATAATCATCCTTACCAACTATATTATCGTATAAAGGGTCACCCATACCATGTAAACATTGAAACTCAAAATCTTTAATTTCACCAGCAAGCTCCATTACAACAGCCACCGTCTGAGCATTATGAGTTGCAAATTGTGGATAAATATATTTATGATTTTCAAACAATTGTTTTACACATGCTTGATATGATACGTCAGTATGATATTTACGTGTAAATACTGGATATCCTTCTAAACCTTGCTCTTGAGCATGTTTAATTTCAGCATCCCAATAAGCCCCTTTTACTAAACGCACCATAAATCTACGATTAGTTTTCTTTGCAAGATTTGCTAAGTAATCCAGAACATAAGGAGCTCGCTTTTGATATGCTTGAACAACAATACCAACACCATCAAAACCTTCTAATGATAGTTCATGTGCTAATCTCTCAATTAGTTCTAGCGATATCTGAAGTCGCTCTGTTTCTTCAGCATCAATATTCATGCCAACATTGTATTTTTTTGCTAACTCTGTTAGCTCAAGTAATTTAGGATATATTTCAGCATGAACTCTTTGATGATTAATGACTTCATAACGAGGATGTAACGCCGATAACTTAACTGATATACCTGGGTTTTTTTTGATCTCTTTATTAACAGCATATTTAGCTAGTTCTTTTATAGCATGTAGATACTGATTATAATAGTATTCAGCATCTTTCATCGTCATAGCTGCTTCACCAAGCATATCATAAGAGTAGCTATAACCTTTATCTACTTTAATTTGTGATACTTTTAGAGCCTCTTCAATTTTTTCACCAAGCACATACTGTTTACCGATGATCTTCATCGCTTGCTTCATCGTTTGACGAATCACTGGTTCGCTACTTTTTTTAACAAAATTTTGGAAAATTTTTCTATAAGAGCCTCTGCTATCTTTTAAAATCTTACCAGTTAACATTAAGCTCCATGTTGCAGCATTAACAAATAAATGTTTTTCCATACCAACATGCTCTTTCCAAGCAGCACTCGTCAACTTGTCTTTAATAAGTAAATCTATAGTATATTTATCAGGTACTCTCAATAATGCCTCAGCTAAACACATAAGTACTATACCTTCTTCTGAAGATAAATCATACTCAATCATAAATGCATCTATACCAGATTTTTTAAGCCTATTCTTTCTAACTTGGGCAACCAGATTATAAGTTTTCTCACGAACTTTAGCTTTTGAAACACTTGAAATCTGTGCTTTCTCAACAAGATTTGTCACTGCTTTTTTCTCATTTATGAGCCAGTATTGAGAAATATTCATTATTTCCTTAGAAATAGGATACTCACCAGTATGATTTAGTAGGTTATTCATAAGACTTCCCTTTATTCTATTTTAAATTACTTTCATTAAACCTTTTCTTTTCATTAACAATTTTTTCTATTAATTCTTGATATTTTTTTGGAGCTTCTAGTCCTTTAAATAACCAATCAAATATATCATTATCTTCACTTGTTAAAAATTCAACAAAAAGTCTTTTATTTTCTAAACTCTCTTTCATATAATAATTGTTTAAATATGGAGCTAATATTATATCAAGCTCAAGCATGCCTCTTCTTGCTGAATACTTTATCTTTTCAGCAGAACTAAATATAAGATTATCGTTGTTTATTAACATATTTAATAGATTATAAATACAAGAATTACACTAGTTTATACCATACAGATTACACAACCAATATAGTTCACCAAATTATTTAAAAAATCACTCTTTAAATTAACCAAACAATTATGTATTATTTGATTAGTTTCACAAAAAAATTCAAGTTGACTGTTAATTTTCTCTA from Francisella halioticida includes:
- a CDS encoding APC family permease gives rise to the protein MSNNVSIKKMSLFSAILIGATSMVGSGWLFSAQLTARNAGNWAFLAWILAALLVLMISLCLGKVVSMYPVRGATTRASAISHNNIFAMPFAFANWFGIVVVISSEALATTQYLAGVKSMDWLMHNNILTIAGTVFSLFVLVIYLIINFYGVKLLSRVNNAITIFKMAVPAIIVLIFVTYSLMHSSNHVSMFAADIPGNSQFGFTSALTAIVAGGLIYTFNGFQTVVAYASEVENPGRNVPLAIVLALALVLVLYLSLQYAFMQVVPHDYLVSKGGWAGLDFESPLLQLATILGLGYISILLIIDSVISPSATGYSYLGASSRMLYAMSSEGQMPRFFAKITPVVNISRRSLIANFILASIFLLFSDNWTALMLIVTGFHIIGYMAAPVSMGALAPRTRLYGLIVFVILALLLNTVETQTNINMSITLIVLMTIYGTIEFRRVGIKDLLYLASPFIIFLCITSPFNSYIVNGILGVIFYWFVTDKRYVAFCKATANEKNIIID
- the putA gene encoding bifunctional proline dehydrogenase/L-glutamate gamma-semialdehyde dehydrogenase PutA, with protein sequence MNNLLNHTGEYPISKEIMNISQYWLINEKKAVTNLVEKAQISSVSKAKVREKTYNLVAQVRKNRLKKSGIDAFMIEYDLSSEEGIVLMCLAEALLRVPDKYTIDLLIKDKLTSAAWKEHVGMEKHLFVNAATWSLMLTGKILKDSRGSYRKIFQNFVKKSSEPVIRQTMKQAMKIIGKQYVLGEKIEEALKVSQIKVDKGYSYSYDMLGEAAMTMKDAEYYYNQYLHAIKELAKYAVNKEIKKNPGISVKLSALHPRYEVINHQRVHAEIYPKLLELTELAKKYNVGMNIDAEETERLQISLELIERLAHELSLEGFDGVGIVVQAYQKRAPYVLDYLANLAKKTNRRFMVRLVKGAYWDAEIKHAQEQGLEGYPVFTRKYHTDVSYQACVKQLFENHKYIYPQFATHNAQTVAVVMELAGEIKDFEFQCLHGMGDPLYDNIVGKDDYEEIPCRIYAPVGGHKHLLAYLVRRLLENGANSSFVNRIVDENLPIEELIEDPIKKAIDHGCGQHPNIPYPKDIVAPRLNSQGYNTNDFAILEKMHNDIEKYTSKNTYKAKPIVSKVKSDKETAKDVINPNTNEVIGSVINADARMVKKALKNAQSSFESWNNTPAMQRADILERFADLLEKDTNEFIAIAMIEAGKTLSNAIDEVREAVDFCRYYADQARKEFDGPIDLPALSENLKQIEFSGRGAMVCISPWNFPLAIFLGQLTAVLAAGNTVVAKPAEQTSIIAYKAVKLLFKAGLPKDVLQFTPGDGATVGSALVKSPVCKGVIFTGSTEVAAIINQTLANKSSEIVPFIAETGGQNAMIVDSSSLPEQVTADVMRSAFDSAGQRCSALRILCLQEDIADNYIKMIVGAMKELKIGDSKYIDTDVGPVIDKEAADNLNAYIEQKKNQFKLVYQSQPNENTQKGTFVMPTAFEINKLSDLGKEQFGPVLHILRFKANQLDILIRDINATGYGLTAGVHSRINEVMNYVKNNIKAGNVYVNRNIVGAVVGVQPFGGQGKSGTGPKAGGPFYMHRLANEKLSGVGAVEEVYNPEKIANDEKTVNKLIKNNYTIASIINGEKVKKGNTGDLKAANEKVIGKTFYVSVSAVDRAIDIANKEADIWNSINAEQRAEIIEKFLGLLEKERKLIASCLVVESNVSVEDAQIQIDKTIQQVAYYCLQAKKEFSYPQILPGPTGEIDELSLKGRGLAVSICSSCDQLIRFVGQTTAALLSGNTVIAKPAYTGKLTAYKIVELMLKAGISSKVIHLVLSDKEEISSALFFNSKVALVTFSGSVSAVKQVHQALALRRGAIIPFVAESVVEEGKRTSLAIETASPLYLRRFVVEKTVSIDTTASGGNASLMSLEE
- a CDS encoding succinate dehydrogenase assembly factor 2 → MLINNDNLIFSSAEKIKYSARRGMLELDIILAPYLNNYYMKESLENKRLFVEFLTSEDNDIFDWLFKGLEAPKKYQELIEKIVNEKKRFNESNLK